TGATGTCGGCAAAGAACAGGATCGGCAAAAACGCAAGCGGCATCTTGCCTACGACCAGGTAGCCGATGCCCAAGAGCGATCCCAGGAACTTACTGAGGAATCCCAACGTCAGCACGTTGCGGTTCTCAACTGGGTTCCAGGCCACCATCCAGTAGCCAACGCCGAACAGCCCGACCAGCATGCCAACCAGTTGCAGCGGCAGCATCAACTCGGGCTTAGGCAGGTCAAGGAAGCGGAAGCCCTCGTGATAGAAGATCATCATGCCGAGGCCTGCCAGGATGTTGTAACCCCCGACGAACCACAGCAGATAGTTCATCCACGGCTTTAGCGGCATCGGGCCTCCATTCCCATTCTGCAGGTGATAGGTGCAAGCATAATCGCTTGCCACTCCATCCCATTTTTGCGCCAGTGACGGACCTAGGCACTCGCTTGCGCTGCGTACCCGCCGGTCCAATCGAGCAGGTCGGCCATTCCCTTGCGGTGACAGAAATCGCCGAAAGTCTCGTCCGGCTCGCGTTCTTGCTTGAAGTAAGCGAGGACCGGAACCAACGTGCTCACCAACTCTTCGGCGGGCACCATGTCCTTATAGATCTCGTTGAGTCGGTTCCCCAGCAGCCGACCCCCCAGGAAAACCGTATATTTTCCAGCGGCTTTGCCCACCAGGCCGATATCCGAGTTGTACGGTCGGGCACAGCCATTGGGGCAGCCCGTCATACGCACCGTGAACGTTTCGTTGGAGAGGCCAAGCCTTGCCAGCTCGACTTCCAACTCGTCGATCACGCCGGGTAGGGCACGTTCGGCCTCGGTAATCGATAGGCCGCAGGTCGGCCAGGCCACGCAGGCCATCGACCATCGCCGCACGGCGGAAATCTCGTTCGACAGCTTGGCTCCGTGGTCGCGGAGAATCTGCTCGATTGCTTGGCGATCCTCAGCAGCCACGTTCGTGAACAACAAGCTCTGGTGCGAGGTCAGCCGGATGCCCGGCGCGAACTGCGTGCAGATTTCGCGGAGCGCCGTTTTAAGTTGCAGATGATCGTTGTCGAGAATGCGCCCGTTCTCGACATTCAGGCCGTAGAACCAGCGACCGTCTCCCTGTTCGTGCCAGCCGAGATGATCGTCGAAGCCGTGAACATCGTCAGGCTGCGGACCGGGTAGCGGTGCGCCGTAATACTCTTCGACTTTGGCTTTGAACTTTTCCAAGCCCCATTCATGGATCAGGTACTTCATCCGTGCAACTTTGCGGTCGGCCCGATTCCCGAAGTCGCGCTGCACCTTGATGATCGCCGTAGTGACGTCGACGGCCTGGTCTGGCGTGATGAAGGCCATCCGCTGCGCCAACGCTGGGAATGTTTTCTTCGCACTGGGGGTCACGCCGAAACTGCCGCCGACCAATACGTTGTAGCCGATGATGCGGCCGTCGCGGGTGATGGCCATCAGCCCCAGGTCGTTGGTGTAAATGTCCACACAATTATCGCCCGGCAGGCCGATTGCTGTTTTGAACTTGCGCGGCAGATAGGTCGGTCCGTAGATCGGCTCGACTTCGTGGCCGTTGGCGCCGCCGCCAACGAGTGTTTCTTCACCCGTCTCGTTGTCGGTGAGCCACAGCTCGTGGTAGGCCGTGGTTCGTGGACAGAGATGCACGGCCAATCGATCGGCCAGGTCCTGCATTTCCTGGTGTACCGGGTCTTGATGGTGCGGCGCCGGACAGCACATGATATTGCGCTCGACGTCGCCGCAGGCAGCCAGGGTGGACAATTGCACCTGGTTGATCCGAGCGATGGCTTCTTTGAGGTGGCTCTTTAGCACGCCATGCAATTGCAGCCCCTGGCGCGTTGTGATCCGCAGGGTAGCGTTGCCCAACTCGTCACACAGATCGAGCTCGGCCAACAGTTGCGCGCTGGTCAGTTTGCCGCCGGGGATCTTGGTGCGGACCATGAAGCTATAGACTTTGTCGCCGCGGATGCCTCCGCCGGTGCGTCCACCGGCCCGAGCGTCGCGGTCGTCCTGCTGGTAGGTGCCGTGATGCTTGAGCAGATGCGTGCTGTCTTTGCCGAAATGGTCGAGGCCATCGACCATTTCGGCGCCGATTTCGCCGCGCAGGTAACAGCTGCTTGTTTTGACGATCTCGACCGGACTAAGCTTTTCGTCTGACATGAGATATCCAACTGGGCCCGTAGCCAGGCTGTCGCCGGCGAAAAGGCGGACTTGGAGGTGAATCTATAGCAATGCGACCAGATTTGTCGTCATTCTACGCTGCCATGCCTTAAAGATACAGGGACCGGGGCGGACCGTCACTATCGATTCGCAAGTGGAGCCGGCCGAAATCCCAGCCGTTGAAGAGCGCCGGCTATCGTTGCCGCCTTTTGCGGGCCCGGATAGCATGCGCCCATGAATGAAGTTGTGCAGCCTGCACCTGAACCAATTGCCCCACGACGTGGGCTAGCAGTTTGGTTAGCTATGGGGGGCGGGATTGGGCTGATGCCGGTTGCGCCGGGCACATGGGGCTCGTTGCTGGGCCTGCCGCTGGCCCGGGGAATTGGGTTGCTGCCGAACCCTTGGCTGCAGGGGGCGGCGTTAGCGACAATGGCCCTGGCCGGCGTGCTGATCTGCGCCCTGGCGGTGCGTCAATTGGGTGGACCTCACGATCCTGGCTTCATTGTTTTCGACGAGATCGTCGGCATGGCGGCGACGTTGTTTCTCGTGGATGCCACGCGGCC
The window above is part of the Pirellulales bacterium genome. Proteins encoded here:
- a CDS encoding NADPH-dependent assimilatory sulfite reductase hemoprotein subunit, whose protein sequence is MSDEKLSPVEIVKTSSCYLRGEIGAEMVDGLDHFGKDSTHLLKHHGTYQQDDRDARAGGRTGGGIRGDKVYSFMVRTKIPGGKLTSAQLLAELDLCDELGNATLRITTRQGLQLHGVLKSHLKEAIARINQVQLSTLAACGDVERNIMCCPAPHHQDPVHQEMQDLADRLAVHLCPRTTAYHELWLTDNETGEETLVGGGANGHEVEPIYGPTYLPRKFKTAIGLPGDNCVDIYTNDLGLMAITRDGRIIGYNVLVGGSFGVTPSAKKTFPALAQRMAFITPDQAVDVTTAIIKVQRDFGNRADRKVARMKYLIHEWGLEKFKAKVEEYYGAPLPGPQPDDVHGFDDHLGWHEQGDGRWFYGLNVENGRILDNDHLQLKTALREICTQFAPGIRLTSHQSLLFTNVAAEDRQAIEQILRDHGAKLSNEISAVRRWSMACVAWPTCGLSITEAERALPGVIDELEVELARLGLSNETFTVRMTGCPNGCARPYNSDIGLVGKAAGKYTVFLGGRLLGNRLNEIYKDMVPAEELVSTLVPVLAYFKQEREPDETFGDFCHRKGMADLLDWTGGYAAQASA
- a CDS encoding phosphatidylglycerophosphatase A, with translation MGGGIGLMPVAPGTWGSLLGLPLARGIGLLPNPWLQGAALATMALAGVLICALAVRQLGGPHDPGFIVFDEIVGMAATLFLVDATRPINLLLGFALFRLFDVLKPSPAREVERLPHGWGIMADDLVAAVYASLSLRLLLWLGSSTWAL